In Dromiciops gliroides isolate mDroGli1 chromosome 5, mDroGli1.pri, whole genome shotgun sequence, the following are encoded in one genomic region:
- the RNF148 gene encoding RING finger protein 148 → MAYLIVSKQADLLDRMAVNQPNQANGGMRLFRLTSWKRSFATSWLLRFSIFLLLSLPDSEGKAIWTAHLNITFQVGNRIISELGETGVFGNHSPLEKVAGVVVLPEGWNQNACHPMTNFSRPEPKETWLALIERGGCTFTHKIKVAAEKGANGVIIYNYPGTGNKVFPMSHQGTGNVVAVMIGNLKGMELFHLIQKGVHVTIIIEVGRRHLPWLNHHIMSLFTFMAATVACFFLYCARRPRIPSAALRRRRQIKADVRKAIGDLELRVLKEGDKEVDPNGDSCVVCFDVYKPKDTVRILTCKHLFHKACIDPWLLAHRTCPMCKCDILKV, encoded by the exons ATGGCCTACTTGATTGTAAGTAAACAGGCAGATTTACTTGACAGAATGGCAGTAAATCAGCCTAACCAG GCAAATGGAGGAATGAGGCTTTTTAGGCTGACTTCTTGGAAACGAAGTTTTGCAACTTCTTGGCTACTGAGGTTCAGCATCTTCTTACTCCTTAGCCTTCCAGACTCAGAAGGAAAAGCTATCTGGACTGCCCACTTGAACATAACATTTCAGGTGGGAAATCGTATCATATCAGAGTTAGGGGAAACTGGAGTATTTGGAAATCATTCTCCTCTGGAAAAGGTGGCTGGTGTGGTAGTACTTCCTGAAGGTTGGAATCAGAATGCTTGCCACCCCATGACCAATTTCAGCAGGCCTGAGCCGAAAGAAACCTGGCTGGCCCTCATTGAACGGGGAGGCTGCACCTTTACGCACAAGATAAAGGTGGCAGCTGAGAAGGGAGCAAATGGAGTAATCATCTACAACTATCCAGGTACTGGCAACAAGGTTTTTCCTATGTCTCACCAAGGAACAGGAAATGTTGTTGCAGTGATGATAGGCAACCTGAAAGGCATGGAACTGTTTCATTTGATTCAGAAGGGAGTCCATGTCACCATTATAATTGAAGTAGGGAGAAGACACTTACCCTGGCTGAATCACCATATCATGTCCCTGTTTACCTTTATGGCGGCCACTGTTgcctgcttctttttgtattgtgCGCGGAGGCCCAGAATTCCCAGCGCTGCTCTCAGGAGACGCCGGCAGATAAAAGCAGATGTCAGAAAAGCCATCGGTGATTTGGAACTGCGTGTGTTAAAAGAAGGGGACAAAGAAGTTGACCCTAATGGAGACAGCTGTGTTGTGTGCTTTGACGTATACAAGCCCAAGGATACAGTGCGCATTTTAACTTGCAAGCATCTTTTCCACAAGGCATGCATTGATCCCTGGCTCTTAGCCCATAGGACATGCCCTATGTGCAAATGCGACATTCTTAAAGTGTAA
- the RNF133 gene encoding E3 ubiquitin-protein ligase RNF133, giving the protein MNLVKTGTWRTNAASSWLLEFTVFLLLSQNYCKASAIWTAYMNISFHVGNRMLSELGETGVFGRGSILKRVAGVVVPPEGRNQNACNPLTNFSKPKDSEMWLALIERGGCTFTQKIKIAAEKGANGVIIYNFPGTGNQVFPMSHQGIGDIVAVMIGNLKGTEILHLIQKGVHVTVMIEVGRKHIIWMNHYFVSFVIVTTATLAYFIFYHIRRLWVARIQNRRWQRLTTDLKKAFGQLQLRVLKEGDEETNPNGDSCVVCFEAYKPNDIVRILTCKHFFHKNCIDPWILAHGTCPMCKCDILKALGIEVDVENGAESLQVLMSNVSTTATSPHGESSGNDHRSVRRSDKVTHGEESSSSGNDIQSSSVAVDVHPLP; this is encoded by the coding sequence ATGAATCTAGTTAAAACAGGTACTTGGAGAACCAATGCTGCTTCTTCCTGGCTTTTGGAATTCACTGTCTTTCTGCTTCTTAGTCAGAATTATTGCAAAGCAAGTGCAATTTGGactgcttacatgaatatatCATTTCATGTGGGAAACCGGATGTTATCTGAGCTGGGGGAAACTGGGGTGTTTGGAAGAGGCTCCATTTTGAAGAGGGTGGCTGGAGTTGTAGTGCCACCAGAGGGAAGGAACCAAAATGCTTGTAATCCCTTGACCAATTTCAGCAAACCCAAGGACTCAGAAATGTGGCTTGCCCTTATAGAGCGGGGAGGTTGTACTTTCACACAGAAAATCAAAATAGCAGCAGAAAAAGGAgccaatggggtgatcatctaCAACTTCCCGGGAACTGGCAACCAAGTGTTTCCTATGTCTCATCAAGGAATTGGAGATATTGTGGCAGTCATGATCGGCAACTTAAAAGGCACAGAGATTTTGCATTTGATTCAGAAGGGAGTTCATGTAACTGTCATGATCGAGGTGGGCAGAAAGCATATCATCTGGATGAATCACTATTTTGTGTCTTTTGTTATTGTCACAACTGCTACCTTGGCctacttcattttctatcataTTCGAAGACTCTGGGTAGCAAGGATTCAAAATAGAAGATGGCAGCGGTTAACAACAGATCTTAAGAAAGCTTTTGGGCAGCTCCAGCTGCGTGTTTTAAAAGAGGGGGATGAGGAAACAAATCCAAATGGGGACAGCTGTGTTGTGTGCTTTGAAGCATACAAGCCCAATGACATAGTGCGTATTCTAACTTGTAAACATTTTTTCCACAAAAATTGCATTGACCCCTGGATTCTAGCGCATGGCACATGCCCTATGTGCAAATGTGACATTCTCAAAGCTTTAGGTATTGAGGTGGATGTTGAAAATGGTGCCGAATCTTTGCAAGTCTTAATGTCAAATGTATCAACTACTGCCACATCACCTCATGGAGAGAGTTCTGGCAATGACCACCGTTCTGTAAGAAGATCAGATAAAGTGACCCATGGGGAAGAATCCTCTTCTTCAGGAAATGATATTCAATCTAGTTCTGTAGCAGTAGATGTTCATCCTTTACCTTGA